In Balaenoptera acutorostrata chromosome 3, mBalAcu1.1, whole genome shotgun sequence, the genomic stretch AGCAGCACTGGTTTCCTGCAGCCCAGAAAAGCACCGGTGCCTGTTGGGGCCACGTGTGCATGTGTGGACGTGTGCAATGGCTTTGTCACTCACCCCCTGGGCTGCCTGGCATTGATAGCGTTCTTCCTGTTCTGTggcttgtttctcttttattatcAAAGTTAATAACGAGTTGAGATGACTCAGGGGCTAGTGGAGACTGGCTCAAGAGAGAGAGGATGGTGAAGAGGGGGAGCCCGGACTAGAGAAATCCTGAGGAGTTGGCCGAGGACATGGAGGCCAGGCAAGTCCCAGCTGACCATTAACATAGACAGAAATCCCACCTGCGAAAATGCCAGCGAATGTCCTTCTCCTGACCTGCCTCAGACATTTCAGATGAGGGTTGCTAGGGAATGGCCCGAGTTTGGGGTTTGTTTCGCTCCATTTGAAGAGACGGCAGCCTGATTGATCTCTCCCCAGTGTCGAGGTCCCCTGAAGCCTGACTTCCGTGTGTTGTCGGCAGTTGAAATGGTTCCAGAGCACGGGGCTGGGATTCGGGATCCAGGTTCTCCAGGGCCATGCCCCCAGCAATGATGGAACCTTGGACGTGCCTTTAGATGTGCAAGAATCCTCTCCCAAGTCTGAAACATGAAGGGTTGGAAGAGGTTTCTGGGCCAAGTCTGAAACATGAAGGGTTGGAAGAGGTTTCTGGGCCATTTGGTTGTTGAAGTTTCTGTGCTAGCTTCTCTCAAGGCTGCATTTAGTACTTGGGGTCAGGGGCTCGAGCCTGGGAAGCTTCAACATCTTCCTCTCCCTGGTGGGTGACCGTCCCACCCCCCGAATGAGCATGCTGtcccccaccttccccacccAAACCTCCTGCACTAACCTCCCTTGCATGACCTagtgtctggcatacagtaggcgCTCAGAACGATTTTATCGAGTGATGGGTTTTGCTTACTGTTGGAAGGTGCTCTTGCCCTTTCTTTCATGCTCATGAATTTCTGAGGCCTCCAGTGTTGACTGTTAGCTGGTGGTAGGCGTCACAGTCATGCTAAGTCACTAGACCCCTCTTCTGTGGTTGATGCCTAAAATTTCTATTCATGAAAGTTGCATCCATtagattaaaacttttaaatgttgttaatgctttaaatatttttttaattaaaaaagtttatttttactagttttaatttaaaaaaattttttgaagtatagttgatttacaatgctgcattcatttcaggtgtacagcaaagtgatttgttAATGCTTTTTTGCAGGGGACTTGCCCCTCAGAATAAGCCAGAACTGCAGAAAGTGATGGAAAAGAGAAAACGAGATCAAGTAataaagcagaaggaagaggaagcacAAAAGAAGAAATCTGACTTGGAAATAGAACTATTAAAACGGCAGCAGAAGTTGGAGCAGGTAGGGGTGATTGGGGTGAAaggtgtgttttttgttgttgttgattaaGGGGTACAATATATTGATTTGGTACATTTGTATTGCAATATGATTGCCATCGTAGTGCTAACTCACGCCTCTGTCGCAtcatataattatcatttcttctagTGGTGGGAACAGTTaagttctagtctcttagcaactttcatgtTTATAATCGTTTTGTTGTCGATAATCCCCTTACTGTATATTAGGTCTGCAGGACTTAACTTCTCTGCTAGTTGCGAGTATGTACCCTTAAAGAGCATCTTTCCCATTCCCCTAGCTAGTCACCATTTTACCCTCTGCTTTTACGGTTTtactgtttttagattccacatgtgagagagatcatacagtacttgtctttctctgacttatcttGTCCTGAGAAATAAAGGGTGCTGGAACAAGCAGAATTTCCCAGACACGTCAGATGTAAATGTTTTTATACCATGAAAGGAAAAGCTGAGACAGGTGTCTGCAGATGGACTAAAATACACTCAAGATAAAGGGAAGGATTCTGTTGAGGACCTAGAAGGGATTCAGGAGGCAAAGCCCAAACCAGGGAATATCACAGAATTCACAGCCCAGTGCTGGGAGCTCAAGCACTTGAGTGAAGTTCAGCTTCACTTAAGACTGTGGAGCAAGTGCGTGTTGCCCTCGGCTCCTGTTTTAAGTCTTGGCCTTAATCTTTAGGCTCTCGTCACCCCTCGGTATTTCAGCAACAACGAGTCAGCTGCTGCTTCTGCACAGAATTCTTACCCCAGGACCTAGATCCAGCCACATATGTCAAAATATAAATCTATTTCAAGTGGAGACCAGGAGAAACTTCCTTCCGTTGGGAAATGAAGTCGTTAGGGACTTTGGAAAGAGGAACAGTGTTTTTGGAAAGCCTCTCCGtttgtaaataattattttcctgtttctgaaTTCTGTTTAGCTTGAACTTGAGAAGCAGAAATTGCAGGAAGAGCAAGAAAATGCCCCAGAGTTTGTGAAGGTTAAAGGCAATCTCAGAAGAACAGGCCAAGAAGTGGCTCAAGCCCAGGAGTCGTAGGTCCGGGCTGCAGAAACCGCGCACCCAGCCCAGCACACACAAAAAGTGTGTGCAGGGGTCTCCCCAGTACTTAACCTCAGGGCCAAAGCCCCTGGAGAGAATCCCAGCCAGCAGAGAACTGTTACTTTGAAAagagtttggttttggttttcctgCCATCCGGGTGGATCAGTTACCTGTGACTGTTGCAGTTCCTATTCGCCAAACGAAGGACGTTGCCCAGCACTTAAGTTGGGATAATGGACCTGTGttcaaagacttaaaaaataacaacaacaagaaaaaaaggaagaggacacTGGCATAAATTCCTGAGAGTTGCACTACTTGGTTTTTCTTTCAAGCCAAGTTTAGTGGGGCACagagccttttttcttttaaaatgtaaagaaaatgtgtttcGTTCTTCCTTTAGTTACCCATTCAATAATGTAGATCGCGCAGAAATGCGTTTGATCTATTATATCCACTGTTTGTACATTctgttttcttgtctgatttACACTTTCACCCACGTTAGGCTTAACGCCAGAGAATGTTAGTATTCATGTGGAACGCAGTTCTTACCTTTGTTGGCATTAAGATTCAGAAATAGAGtgaggagttttaaaaatatgagagcAAAGAAATACATAAACAAGACTACGTAAACGTCTGTCTTGATCTTATTTTCATTCCTGTTGCTTCCCTGATGCTTCACGGTGACCTTCTACTTCAGGGAAGGTCCATCATATAAATCCATGTATTGCTTTGATAACTGTtaggggttttgttttcttttattttgttgttaagtTTCTTGCTCAGTGAGGCCTTTTATGTGAAATAACCTCCCAGTCCTTTGAGGAATAAAAACTAGTCCGTATAACCCAACTTCAGTGTCAAAAAGTAGAGGGTCCAAAtcttttggtttctcctgagagcGGTATGGGGAAAGCTCCCAtggggagctgtgaaggaagagtTCTTTGGGTATTTTAATGTGAGTCAAATGTGGATTGGTCTCAAGGAGACCCATTTGGAAGATATATAGCATTTatacatttctaatattatttgaATCCAAGCTTTGAAATTTTCTGGTTAATGATCACCTAGCTCTTTGCCCTTTTTTCTCGTGAAGAAAGGCTATCTCGCCACTACCTTAGTGATGGTGATGCGTTGGTAAGGATGATGTGTTGTGACTACTGTTGATCTCTCAGGAACAGCTGAGGGGAAGGGGACGCTGCCCGGTTTGTGCTCTCCAGCTGGCATGCTATACTCCACATGAACCCTGAGTTACCAACTACAGCCAGATTCTTCACGCGAAATCCCTTTTCTATTGCCAGGATGGGCAGGGCAACATTCTACTTGGGGTGGTCTAGAAGAATTTGTGTGGATTCAGTATGTTCTTTGTAGAAACGATTCAGCTGGTCATTCCTACATTGAAGGCTCTTCTCATAATTTCTTTCAAGAGTCATAGAAAGCTGGATCCCAAGCTTTTGAATCCTTAATAAGCCTAAGTAGAAATTAGCGTTCTATGGGAATTCTGTAGTTTTCATGGTTGGTGATTAGGATCCTGTTCATCCCTAATGTGGACAGGACAAAAGTAAATGCATAGATAATACACTGCTAGTCATAGAACATGTCGATTACACCTGAAATGGATGATTTCTCTCATCAGCAAGtattatttgaataaaatacGAGGTGCTTAAGGTACAATGTTGCTCTATCATCATTTACTTTTGAAGGATGGAATGGTaactatttttttccatccttcttccttttcagaaaggaaagagcatTAACCGATCATCTTGAAAGTACGTTTCTGATTGTACGTTGACTAGAGTTCTGCCCCTGTGTATACGGACTAGTGATgcaatttgtaaaatgaagattcaGGAGTAGCTCATAGCCTTTAATCCAACTGGATAGGTAAGATCTCTAGATTCTGTATCCTTGAAGCAATTCTGCCACTTGATAAAATTCTCAAGGGCCCTAACAGGCTCCTTTAGAAAGACCAATTCTGTTCCTAGAATTTACCTAGAATGCATTCTTCACTGGGAAAAAACAAATTCCAAGAGCGTTTCCCTCCCAATCTCACTCACAAATCTGCAAAATTATTAGTGGTTAGTAGTCCAAAGTTTGGCCAAAAGAAGACTTGTAAATAGTGTCAAGTGATGTCTCCTCACTAAACAGTGGAATGTACAGATAGAAAAGCTCTTTGAAATTGCCAGATCAGCTCAGCTAATAAGCCTGAGTTTAAAAAGGCGTCATTCTCCCTCCACACTTTAATACTGTACAGTCCAAACCCCTAGGACTCATGGACATCCAAGCAGTTTTGTGCTTTGAGCCAATTTTTGAGAAAAAtggctccatttttccactctgCGGTTTTCTTAAAATAGCTCAATGTTTTCTAGTCTCCGAGTAGTGTTGCTTTCTAAGCTATCACAGTGGACTTTATTCTTCTACTCTGAAAAATTTTGACTTGTTTgagtgtatataatatatataaagggaGCCTTAATGGatttgttttcataatttaatattttttgtatttgctCTTGTATAATTGTTTTTAATGGAAAGTATTACAGAATTGAGGGTGGAATTCTTAGAACCAAAGTTATTCTTAATAAAAATCACCACACGCTTGGACCATGCATCCGTGTTTGTCTGATGTGTTTAAGACGGATGTCTGGAACTGATGGGGGGTGGGTGCTGTGTTCAATTCAAGGATTAGAAGGTGGTTCGAGGGTTTCCCTCTGATGGCCTTCCCCCCAAATCAGTTATGTCCTCTTGCCTTGCGTCAGTCAAGGCTGGCGATTTATTCTGTCAAGCAAATTCATGCTAAGATATTATGCTACACCTTGCTTAGAATATATGGTATTTTAGCAGCAGCTGTCCGTTCTACAGATCAAAGTATTCTGAATTTTAGGTAGCTTGGTAGGACGGTGGGAGATATATTTGGGGAAGGGCCGTTTTTTAGTGCTTGCGAGCACATATGACATGTCATAAGTATGACCAtgaaattattttgcttattCAGCTAAATTAATTTCATCCTCTAAGAAGTCACTGTGGGAAGCTGTACACATGACTGCATCATACTGTTGGTTGAAGTAGCTCGGAGAGTGAAGTTTCTATACTTTGTCCTTATTTTCCACCCCCAAATTACTCCTCAGCTTAGTCACCCAACTCCTAATGTCTTTGGactcttttgaaaaattaaatcgACTCAGAGCAGTGAAGATTTGCTATGTCTAGGGTTATACCATGAACTCCAAAGGCCGTTGAAGAAGGTGGGctccaaaaataatttgaagagtgGCTACATCCTTGGAATAACAAGGCAAGTTTCCAAggtgacagttctgaggctgtcAGTCCATTTCACTGGACCACTGTATGTTCCCTACAATAGTAGTCATAGACTTGAAAGAAGACAGAGGTCAATTAATACGTTTGGTAAGACTTAAAATGCTACAGTACAGCTAAAAGAAGTATTAGAATACTACTTCCAGGCTTACATTTACTAGTATAATGAAAAATGAAGTGTTTTATTCTAAGGTTTTAGggtaaataaaatctttatgaGCTAGCCTCACAGTCTCACAAttataatttctactttttttttccatgtgagaAAATACAGTCTGATTATCAATTGGGGATGTTTTGGAACATCTTTCCACTTGCCCTTAGATTTCCCAGCAAGATGGTAATGCCAACCAGAGTCTGGTATGCCTTATCAATATCTTATATAATTAGTAGGATCATACTGAGAATTTTTTCTACTAAGAATCATCAAGTGGTGAATTCTTTGAGACATTTGGCTCTGTACTGTCTTGAACATACTGTTGGGTCCttttacatttgttatttctatGCTCATGCCTCCTTTTCTACTTGGTTATTATGTGTGACCACTGCTGATGATTACTCTTCTGTGCTATGGTTTCCAGTGTGAACCAACAAACCCAATTGTCTATCAGCTGGcgaatagataagcaaaatgtggtatatccatgcagtggaatattattcagccatgaaaaggaacataGTACTTATACATGCTTCAATATGAACAAACctcagaaacattatgctaagtgaaaagaggcagacacaaaagacacATAGTGTACAGTTACATCCATATGCAATGTCCAGAGGAGATAgaactatagggacagaaagtggaatagtggttgcctagggctgggggtgggtaTGTTGAATGACTGCAaatgggtatgaggtttcttttgggggtgatagaaatgatttaaaataaaattgtggtgATAGTCATACAACTCTTTAAATATACTAGTAATCATATAAACATAAATCTACTAATACCTTAAAATGGGTAACTTTTATGGGATGTGAGTTATACCTCAgtcaagcttttaaaaatgcacatatccTTTGAATGCACAATTAGATTTCTAGGAATTTGGCCTTCAGAAGTATTTATCTGCACGAAGATTGTTGTTCAAAGATATTGCAGCATTTCTCATAATTTCTCAACCCAACTATATTTTAGTAGTTCACTAGATTGAGTATAACACATCTGTATTCCTTATTATGGACTATAAtgcatatcttttaaaataataaggtattattattttattttacagaaataagaCTTTGAAGCTATACTATTATATAAAAAAGCAAGCTACAGAACAATACATGTAATATAATCCCATttacatgaaaaaattaaaagtgtatCCATACATCTATATAAATGCTTATGGATAAGACTGGACGTTTACCTATCATGTAAACAGTGGTCACTTctggggaaggaaaaggaatCGGGGTCAGAAATAAAGGGGGAGATTCCTAGtttaatttgtgtatttttatatttttaataattttacacaattaaaatgtattcttgACCTACCAGTGTTTAAAAGGGcataagaagcaaagaaaaagcttgggaaaaaaatgtgtgcttCATACAAAATcatctcttaaaaattaaatgatattcaTGTCATAATTATTTATGTGTTGAGCGCGTGTATGGTGAAAAATTACAACAGAATGATTTCAACATTTCCAAAAAGCAAAGTAGAAGTGAATCcgttttaagaaactgtcaagaATCCAATTATTTTAAGTACACAGACCTGTAATTGAAGCAGAGTCAAAGGAAAAGAGGAGCCagggaaggaataaagagaagCGTAGACTCCAGAATGGCAGTGAGGAACATATCAATTCTTTGTCGACCCCCCAGTGATGTACCAGAGACCTAAGCTGGGGCTCCTTGTAAGAGATCCAGCTGTAGGCTTTACCATGAAAACAACTCTGCCCTTTAAATGTTTCCTCTGCTACTGGAATTTAAGGTAGTGT encodes the following:
- the FAM107B gene encoding protein FAM107B isoform X4, with the translated sequence MAEPDYIDDDNPELIRPQKLVNPVKTSRNHQDLHRELLMNQKRGLAPQNKPELQKVMEKRKRDQVIKQKEEEAQKKKSDLEIELLKRQQKLEQLELEKQKLQEEQENAPEFVKVKGNLRRTGQEVAQAQES
- the FAM107B gene encoding protein FAM107B isoform X3, producing MHRRVSDSPLEDSDLKDTYLIPRNIMAEPDYIDDDNPELIRPQKLVNPVKTSRNHQDLHRELLMNQKRGLAPQNKPELQKVMEKRKRDQVIKQKEEEAQKKKSDLEIELLKRQQKLEQLELEKQKLQEEQENAPEFVKVKGNLRRTGQEVAQAQES
- the FAM107B gene encoding protein FAM107B isoform X2, with the translated sequence MGSLTYHCRDSPLEDSDLKDTYLIPRNIMAEPDYIDDDNPELIRPQKLVNPVKTSRNHQDLHRELLMNQKRGLAPQNKPELQKVMEKRKRDQVIKQKEEEAQKKKSDLEIELLKRQQKLEQLELEKQKLQEEQENAPEFVKVKGNLRRTGQEVAQAQES